In one window of Kitasatospora sp. MMS16-BH015 DNA:
- a CDS encoding molybdopterin-dependent oxidoreductase, producing MSGEGEKARQALGAPVGRRVVLGMLGLGAVGVAAGPYLQRGVESVTSKDPTGLSDLLPGGGGFRYYSVAGSVPNRSAAEYTLTVGGLVERPAVFGLAQLQAMRQQRVVHDVQCVTGWRVPSVPFEGVPLADLLTAVGVRPEATAVRFGCFDGEYSESLTLDQARQDGVLVALRMKDAPVSHEHGGPVRLYVAPMYFYKSAKWLSEITLTSAVQPGYWEHYGYDVDAWVGRSNGRDDAPTG from the coding sequence GTGAGTGGTGAAGGCGAGAAGGCGCGGCAGGCGCTCGGGGCTCCGGTGGGGCGGCGGGTGGTGCTCGGGATGCTCGGGCTCGGGGCGGTGGGGGTGGCGGCGGGGCCGTACCTGCAGCGGGGCGTGGAGAGCGTGACGAGCAAGGACCCGACGGGGTTGTCGGACCTGCTGCCGGGCGGCGGCGGGTTCCGGTACTACTCGGTGGCCGGCTCGGTGCCGAACCGGTCGGCGGCGGAGTACACGCTGACCGTCGGCGGGCTGGTGGAGCGGCCGGCGGTGTTCGGGCTGGCCCAGCTGCAGGCGATGCGGCAGCAGCGGGTGGTGCACGACGTGCAGTGCGTGACGGGCTGGCGGGTGCCCTCGGTGCCGTTCGAGGGGGTGCCGCTGGCGGACCTGCTGACGGCCGTCGGGGTGCGGCCGGAGGCGACGGCGGTGCGGTTCGGCTGCTTCGACGGGGAGTACAGCGAGAGCCTGACGCTGGATCAGGCCCGGCAGGACGGGGTGCTGGTGGCGCTGCGGATGAAGGACGCGCCGGTGAGCCACGAGCACGGCGGGCCGGTGCGGCTGTACGTGGCGCCGATGTACTTCTACAAGTCGGCGAAGTGGCTCTCCGAGATCACGCTGACCTCGGCGGTGCAGCCGGGGTACTGGGAGCACTACGGCTACGACGTGGATGCCTGGGTCGGCCGGTCGAACGGGAGGGACGATGCGCCCACGGGCTGA
- a CDS encoding flavodoxin family protein, whose product MKTVIVCASVSHGNTRRVADSMARTLGAKVVSPEQADPAELAGADLVGFGSGVFYQRLHPSLVDLVKALPAGRGRAFVFATSGLPELPLAPFSRPLVKLLEAKGFAVDGIFSCRALDTMGPFRLVGGIRKQRPNDGDLAAARAFAARLRGGRGAVS is encoded by the coding sequence ATGAAGACCGTCATCGTGTGCGCCTCCGTGTCGCACGGCAACACGCGCCGGGTCGCTGACAGCATGGCCCGGACACTGGGCGCGAAGGTCGTCTCCCCCGAGCAGGCCGACCCGGCGGAGCTGGCCGGTGCCGACCTGGTGGGATTCGGCTCGGGCGTCTTCTACCAGCGGCTCCACCCCAGCCTGGTCGACCTCGTCAAGGCGCTGCCCGCCGGGCGGGGCCGGGCCTTCGTGTTCGCCACCAGCGGGCTTCCCGAGCTGCCGCTGGCGCCCTTCTCCCGCCCCTTGGTCAAGCTCCTGGAAGCCAAGGGCTTTGCGGTGGACGGGATCTTCTCCTGCCGGGCCCTGGACACCATGGGGCCCTTCCGGCTGGTCGGCGGCATCCGGAAGCAGCGGCCGAACGACGGGGACCTGGCTGCCGCGCGGGCGTTCGCCGCGCGACTGAGGGGCGGGCGAGGAGCGGTCTCCTAG
- a CDS encoding aquaporin, whose amino-acid sequence MIAGYEFALTAGMLFTVVTAVRWMAGPGTPLAALLPDLRSQLVVMGLLVGGIVTAVLGPSMRRETAGHLNPAVSIGLWLLRVFPGKAVLPFVVAQLTGSLCGVALARLVWGEAAAAVGEAALAPGPGWGAGRVFLAEAGSMAVMMLVVAWFGTRPALLRRLPPVMGACVAAMIIFLGPLSGGGGNPARQFGPALVSGTTGLFWVYLLAPVAGSVLAGAVAALARRR is encoded by the coding sequence GTGATCGCGGGCTACGAGTTCGCGCTCACCGCCGGCATGCTCTTCACCGTGGTCACGGCCGTCCGCTGGATGGCCGGCCCCGGCACGCCGCTCGCCGCTCTACTGCCCGACCTGCGCTCCCAGTTGGTGGTGATGGGGCTGCTGGTCGGCGGGATCGTCACCGCCGTGCTCGGCCCCTCCATGCGGCGGGAGACCGCCGGGCACCTCAACCCCGCGGTCAGCATCGGTCTGTGGCTGCTGCGCGTCTTTCCGGGCAAGGCGGTGCTGCCCTTCGTCGTGGCGCAGCTGACCGGCTCGCTCTGCGGGGTCGCGCTTGCCCGGCTGGTCTGGGGCGAGGCCGCCGCCGCGGTGGGCGAGGCCGCACTGGCCCCCGGCCCCGGCTGGGGCGCCGGCCGCGTGTTCCTGGCCGAGGCGGGGTCGATGGCCGTGATGATGCTGGTCGTGGCCTGGTTCGGGACCCGACCGGCGCTGCTGCGCCGACTGCCGCCCGTCATGGGCGCCTGCGTGGCGGCCATGATCATCTTCCTCGGGCCGCTCTCCGGCGGCGGCGGGAACCCGGCGCGGCAGTTCGGGCCGGCCCTCGTCTCCGGTACGACCGGCCTGTTCTGGGTCTACCTGCTCGCGCCCGTCGCCGGATCGGTCCTCGCAGGCGCGGTGGCGGCGCTGGCGCGCCGCCGCTGA
- a CDS encoding TetR/AcrR family transcriptional regulator: MASGTQAVTGGRSGEERPGGRTARRRLSVDERREQLIAVALELFAHRPPEEVSIDDIAAAAGASRPLVYHYFPGKQAIYEESMRRAGQELAGRFEEKAEGPLSERLHRVMGRYLDFVDSHGPGFSALLRGGSVAASPGTTAVIDEVRQAAYEQILLHLALPAPSPGIRRTVRAWIANAEITSLEWLAERSVPREELQLQLVQDFVVALVVTAAREPAVAVELADFLAAEQPEGPTGLLVRDLTSLLAVPGLATALTRLATPEA; this comes from the coding sequence ATGGCTTCGGGAACGCAGGCGGTGACGGGCGGTCGGTCCGGGGAGGAGCGGCCGGGCGGGCGGACGGCCCGGCGGCGGTTGAGCGTGGACGAGCGGCGGGAGCAGCTGATCGCCGTGGCGCTCGAGCTCTTCGCGCACCGCCCGCCCGAGGAGGTGTCGATCGACGACATCGCCGCTGCGGCGGGGGCCTCGCGGCCGCTGGTCTACCACTACTTCCCCGGCAAGCAGGCGATCTACGAGGAGTCGATGCGGCGGGCCGGCCAGGAGCTGGCCGGGCGGTTCGAGGAGAAGGCCGAGGGCCCGCTCTCCGAGCGGCTGCACCGGGTGATGGGCCGTTACCTCGACTTCGTGGACAGCCACGGCCCCGGCTTCTCCGCCCTGCTGCGCGGCGGCTCGGTGGCCGCCAGCCCCGGCACCACCGCCGTGATCGACGAGGTCCGCCAAGCCGCGTACGAGCAGATCCTGCTCCACCTCGCGCTGCCCGCCCCGAGCCCCGGCATCCGCCGCACCGTCCGCGCCTGGATCGCCAACGCCGAGATCACCTCGCTCGAGTGGCTGGCCGAACGCAGCGTCCCCCGCGAGGAGCTCCAACTCCAGCTCGTCCAGGACTTCGTGGTCGCCCTGGTGGTGACGGCCGCCCGCGAGCCCGCCGTGGCCGTGGAGCTCGCGGACTTCCTCGCCGCCGAGCAGCCCGAGGGCCCGACCGGCCTGCTGGTCCGCGACCTCACCTCGCTGCTGGCCGTCCCCGGCCTGGCCACCGCTCTGACCCGGCTGGCCACCCCCGAGGCCTGA